In the genome of Phaeodactylum tricornutum CCAP 1055/1 PHATR_bd_40x36 genomic scaffold, whole genome shotgun sequence, one region contains:
- a CDS encoding predicted protein yields MDVLAAYESDSGQSSDLFESEAVAPQPSTASGSGIGHKAGPKGVVDPLKGSTRSETFSSSTNIENRKVGDNPSIVCWNKNYIAERREGWERNRSIQSDSFVKVAEAIGETSSWVENLKQQNDFYNPHFFDTVVDRYQIKHTFGTNLPSPSTFGSWESNVFHLEEQARLREQQERLNHCVPKNYACHTFVAKGPSSVLAAKAQSSLVSIQLQEHCCILGPEHELAYRNAFWVGAVP; encoded by the exons ATGGATGTACTGGCCGCTTACGAATCCGACAGCGGCCAAAGTTCTGACTTGTTCGAGAGCGAAGCGGTAGCCCCCCAACCCTCGACGGCCTCAGGAAGCGGTATTGGGCATAAAGCGGGCCCAAAGGGGGTCGTGGATCCATTGAAAGGCTCTACGCGCAGTGaaactttttcgtcgtctacGAACATTGAGAATCGAAAAGTCGGTGATAACCCGTCGATCGTATGTTGGAACAAAAACTACATTGCCGAAAGGCGCGAAGGCTGGGAACGTAATAGATCAATTCAATCAGATAGTTTTGTGAAAGTCGCGGAGGCGATTGGAGAGACTTCCAGTTGGGTGGAGAATTTGAAACAGCAAAACGATTTTTACAACCCACACTTTTTTGATACAGTCGTTGACCGATATCAAATCAAGCATACCTTTGGGACGAATTTACCGTCCCCGTCTACGTTCGGCAGCTGGGAGTCCAATGTGTTTCATCTGGAGGAGCAGGCACGTCTTCGAGAACAGCAAGAGCG GCTTAATCATTGCGTTCCTAAGAATTATGCATGCCACACGTTTGTTGCGAAAGGTCCTTCATCAGTACTAGCCGCCAAAGCTCAAAGTTCGCTTGTGTCTATCCAATTGCAGGAGCACTGCTGCATCTTGGGACCAGAACATGAATTGGCATACCGTAATGCCTTTTGGGTTGGCGCTGTGCCCTAG